A stretch of DNA from Mus musculus strain C57BL/6J chromosome 6, GRCm38.p6 C57BL/6J:
TATAAGCCTCCTAATGGCTGGAACTAAAAGGAGTTGGAGGTTATTTTCCTTCCAACTCCCCATCATTCTATATATGGCAGCTATCTCTCCTAATGCCCTTCCACTTGAAGGTCTCACCATGGCTGTCTAAGGCTATAATGCTATGACTCTCCTAATCGAGATCCTTTGAACGGTAATTTGCCTCACCTTCCTTTCTATGAACCTACAGATTTCTTCATATCTTTAACAGATGCTAGCATCAAAATATCCTGGGGTATAAACTCACATTACACCACATCTCCTGCCCCTAACAACTTCATGATTTCAAAGAGCAAGGTGTGGTTTCTACTAAGTTTTTTCTCTCCCTGACTGGagtttctccctcctcttcctcaacATGTACAGAGTCACCCCAGGTAGCACATATACAAAACTGAAGACTGGGGCACTCTTATGGGGCTGTCCTGTGGTGCACTAGAGTTGCCTACTGTAAGTGGAAACAGAAATGACAGTGTCTCAAGTGGGAGAGGCAAGGTCCTGCTTCAGAGGAGAGAGGATGCTCAGGTGGATGGGAAACCCAACAGTCCCTTCAGTGTGACAGTGTCATGACAGTTACAAAGAAAATTCCTCTGAATAGGAACATTTCATTCTGGAGGGTAGCTCATTAAGACCAAAAACGCCCTAAAGGAAGGCTTGCtaagaatagaaaaataaacaactcaaaagtctCAGGGAGTTCCAGAAACTTACAAGGCCCCACTCTCCCTAAAACTATATGAGCAGGGAAGATTACAGAGGAGGCTTAGGTCAGCCAAACTGCCTAGAGAAAATTCTCCACTCATCAAACTGCCTGAAAGTTATGTAGATAATTCCATGATCCCAGGTCTTACAAAGTGTCACTTATGTTAGGGTTTTAGATGATGGTGGTGCCTTTGAGCCCTCTATGTTCCTGTAAGTATCCCCTAACACACACTCCTATAAGTAACCTCAGTAAAGTCACTGGGCCATggaagttggactttggtggtattctTATTTTGGTCTGTTGTTACTTCCCTATCTGTGCTGAGAAGATATACATTTATGTCTCCTCAGGAATAGTACCAGGACAGATAGGCTTGCTGACTGAGACATTATCAGTTCCTTTTTCTAACATACTCCCTTCCTCTTTTTGACTTAATAAAAATATGCCTGGGATTGAGGCACTAACAATTTTCACTTGGGGCTTTTTGGCTCAAAAATGGCTGTCTTTCCCCTGAATCTCCAAACATGGTTGCATTCCGAGCCACTGGGGATTTCACATTCAACATAGATTTTGAGGGGAACATAGTTATCTTAACACATAACACCTATGACCTTCAACTCCACCACAGAGGTTGATGAAACTGTGCCCTCTCTTGGCCTCTGAGGCATCCAGGACTGCCCCTGCTATACTATGGGCTGGAATCTTCACAGGTGGAACTCTGGGCATCTATGAATGAAAACTAAGAAGTACTCCTGCCTAAGTAAGCCATAGTTTCTTGAGATTTAGCTATTGACCAGGCAACAATGCCAGTGCacactgaggcaggggaatgCTCATCACTTTGCACTGCGCCAACTAGTTAAGCACCAATAGCAATCGGAGCCCCTCCCCCAGTGTCATCTTTATAACTTCCTTGTGTTCCTTACCTCTGACAGAAACTCGACAAACACTTCACACTACTTTCTTGCCTGGCACTTCACACTCTTTGATGTCTCACCTTCTAAACAAattatatgtctttaattccatgAGACCCAAACCTACAGGCCTGTCTATAGCAACTGACCCTTGAACATGTAGTGGGATGGGTTCTGGGAGAATCAACTTAAAAGTATGTAAGATCACCTGAAAGAAGGGCTTCTCAGTAAACATGTATATGTGGTGGGAGTGGGAGTAATTTGATTATGTTAATTGGGGGGTAAAGACCCATCCACCACTGGAgccaccattccctaggcatggAATCCTGaactaagagaagagaaagagagccaAGCACTAGTATGTACACATTTACCATTCTCTGCTTCTGATTGTGGGTGTGATATGACCAGCTTCTCCAGGCTCCTGCTGCTTTTGATGCTCCCCCCGCCAACTGATGGACAGGATAATaagataaaccctttctcccacaAGTTGTTTTTGCCAGAGTATTTATCAGGCTCCACCACCACTCTTCTGCCCACATGACAACTCAAGAAATGGCCTTTCCTGGCTCATTGTCTGTCTCAATGCAGAGCCCACACCTTTCTGTGAGAGGGTATTATTTTCAAGTTGTTTCTCCTTTATCGGCATTGGATAAAATGACATAATATCTGTTCGTGGAAGAAAGGACATTGGCGTGAggacagtggggagagagggagagaaagagggctgAATAGTGGCTACATCAGAAGTAGGTGTGTGCTGCGGGGCCAGAAGAGGCCCTGGGAACAGTCGCGTCCTCCCTGGATTACTATGGACAGGGACACGTGGGTGTGGGCGGATCACAGGATAGCAGGGATCTTCTCTTTGGCCGGGGACGCAGGTGCTGGATGCCCATCAAGAAGCTTCCTCTCTGACTCTTCTTCATTCTGAAAagacaagaggaggaagagattcaTGAATGGAAGGTGAAGACGCCCGAGGAGGTTTCCGCACTTGAAAGCAGCAGAAGAAGGGACCGACAGGGAATGACAGCAAGGAGGAGCTCTCCGGCAGGAAAGGTGAGGGGCAGAGTAGGAGAAGTGAGGAACAGACTTCGACAAAGTGGGGAATGAGCGTGAAGGCAGCCACAGAAAGGCACAAGGTAGCAGAAGCCAGCTGGGACACAAGATGGGTTCACACTCCACAGACAGTGAGGGATGAAGGAAGATCAGGGACTTCTGAACCCATGTGTTCCTCTCCCCTCTTCACTGCGGAGACCCACATTGCCCAGCAAGCCCCTTCCCGAACACTCACCAGGGCCTGGGAGCTCCGGCCATACATACTTCGGAGACTTAGTCCCAGGGAAGCCACAGACACAACAATCTCCAGGATACAGACCACTGTGAGCATGATGCAGAACGCTAGGAACAAGTTCTAGAGGCAAGGGAAGAACAGACTCAGTCAATTGTTGGCTCCCCTGATTCACATCGCCACCTTTCCAAAGCCACACTCAGTCCAGACACTTTCCAGGAAAGCAGGTGGCATCCTCTAGTGACAAGGTGGCCACCATTTCTAATCCACTTGCTTGGCTGGTGGAAATGACACCATGCCATCGATGGACAGCCCTTCACTAGTCTGGCagcttcaattcctgcctcttGACAAGCTCCCAGGACATGACTGCTATACTGGGAAGCCAGAGGCACATGAAGAAGCTGCTGCAGGTTCTCAGGATGACAGCTCAGCTGAGCTCGTCATCTGCCTGCCACATGAGTGCCTCAGTGTGAGTGCCCAGCCCCAGTGAGCTCTTAGATGACCACACCCACTACCTCTCTAGGAAAACCCAGGTGTGAACTGTCTCGACTCAGCTACCCCAGAGAACTGTGAAAACTATGAACAAAGAGGCATTTAAATCTATCttatctgctgtgtgtgtgtgtgtgtgtgtgtgtgtgtgtgtgtgtgtgtgagcgtgtgcgcGCACGCATGTGTGATACCTTATGCATCCATAAGTAGATAAGCAGAATAGCCATTCAATAAAAAGGACAGAGTGGTGGCTTACAGTGGGGGCTTACAACCCCACCTTTAATTTAGGGATCGTCATGTACAAAAGTCTGAGAAATGCCCCAGCTTCAATGATAGCTTTCTAACCAAAGGCCTTGGGGTGAAGGCCAAGTTCACTGAGCTTGTTCATTCCTGCCCTCCAGGGCTCCAGTCCCTGAGAGTGAGGGTAGTGTGGGTTCTGTTCTCACCATCATCATGTTCAGGTACTCTCTGCACCTCTCTGTCTTCCAGTCTGAATCATCACTGTATCGCACTGTCCCATACCCAGGGTCCATGCTTGATTGCAAGGGGTTGCATGTGGAAAAGATCTCGACGTAGTAGGGAACACTGGTTTGCCTGATTAAGCTGTTCACACCCAGAACGGTAGCAGCTGCAGCTGTGGCAATGCAAGCCAGGAGGAGGAGACATGATACCTGGCCCTGGAAGAGAGAGGTCCAGATGCCACTCTGCTCATCAGTGGCAGAGTCACAGAATCACGGCCTCAAACCCACCCAACTCCCCCCGCCACTGTGTCAGGAAGCCCCTGCTAACCCTCCAGGAAAGACCCATTGTATCGCTAACTAAAGGATAAAAGGTAGAGAAGAGCAGGAAGAGTGGCCATTTTGGAGAGTAGAGATGGATAGGGTTGATAGAGGAAGCTGAGACTCACGGACAGTTTTCCCTGCCTCTTCTCATGGACAATAGTACCAACTCCAGCTAGAATTGCCTGGAAAGAGAAGACACCAGAAAAATAAATGGCCTCCAGTTTCCTTTTTTGGCTAGGTTTCCCATCACACTTCCACCAACAGCTCCGGGAACAGCCCAACTAAAGCAGGGTTCCAAAGGCAAGCAGCATACAAGCCGACACTTGTCACTGTGGCCTGCCCTTTCTAACCTtgcccaggggaaaaaaaagtgcttCAGAAGggttctctccagcccccaggcaaCCACTTAGCTCCACTTAGCTCCTTGCTAGTTTCTTACTCACCACAGACCCCGACCAGAAAGCACAGCCAAAGGCGCACAGCTCAGTCCAAGGCCCGAAGTAGAGACATACTCCAAGAGCACAGCTCACAAGCCCCAGCAATATCTGGGTCACCTGCAAgacaggaggggaaaaaaatcaaccccCTTCACATCCCAGGGATAACTGCACAGCTCCAACCCAGGGGCTGGGCTTAGCTTTCCCTCTGCTTTGGCCTCCTCACAGCTCTGACTCTGGAAGGATCTGTCCTAACAGCTGCTGAGTCGCACTGGTCTGCGTTGCTCTCCACCTATCTGCCTTTCTTTACCTTTCCCTAATGTCATCGATTTCTGCCAGTTCTTACCGTTcccatctccttctccctccagAATATCATCCTGTTAAGTTCAGCACCTCCTTCAGCATCCAATCCCAACCTAACTCCTCATATCCAAACACAATGGCAAGGGCTCTGTGTAGACAGGACATAGTGCtgaggggtggggggctggggggtgaACATGCAGAGACATACATGAGCCCTTGGATTCCATCTAGATAAGCCTTGATGAGGTTATCcgtgcctgtaaacccagcattggggaagaggaggtggggaaCTCAGAAGTCCAAGGCCGTCCTTGATACATGGctaatttgaggccagcatagcCTATTTAAGGTCTTATGTGATGGGGAAAAAAGATGTGCCAGAGAGACCCCTTTTAGAAAAAGGTGTGGCTGCAGATAACCTACCATGAGGGACATGCCTCAGTCTTTCAAGCTTAAGGCAGGCTCTTTAAGGAATCGTCCAGTCAGTGATTAAGCAAGGTGGCACTTAAAGCCATTTCCTTGAACCATGGTGTTTCCCAACAGGCTATCCTACCATGTGATGCTCCCCACTGCTCAAGCCCATCCCGATCTTCTCATCTCAACGGTGGTGCAGCCCCAATAAACCACAGACAGCCCTAACTATGATGAGTATTCTCCTAGGAAGCCCAATTGTCACTGACACCTGTGCCCCATCTGCATGTCCTTCCGGCACCTCGGGTTCATCCATTAGATTGTACCAAACCCTACACCCCAAGGatagcctctgccttccagggctCTCACCATCTCTAAAACTTTTGCATGTTTCTGGCCTTATTTCTTCCTTACACCCTAAACCCATCCCATCCCAAGTTGCGGGGAGGGCACTCAAAAATCTAGATTCCTGTTTCCCCTCATTGCATCTGCTCTGACACACAAGCACCGAGCCTGGATCTTCCTACCTGGGTTCCTCCTGGCTTTGAGGCAACCTGAGCCCAGTTTGTGCTCAAAACTCATGCACAGAAGCTGGTTCCGAGCTCCTCCCCCTGTCACTCACGGTTTCTGGCAAAATCAGCAGTGAGCCTCTTTCCCTCTGGTCTTTACTTTCACAGCACCAGCACTGGCATCAGCTGCGGCTGCCCTGTTCCTGGCACTCCTTTACCTTGGTGTTCTTTCCTTTCCGCATCCTGTTGCTCCCTGGCTAAGCCTGTTCCCATTAGCTCAGAGTCTTGCTCACACCCCGGATCCTCAGGTGAGATGTCCCGTGTTTATGTCACTGGATCTACTTTTAACTCTAGTCATGCTGAGAACTTCCAGGCTCAGGGGTCCTCTCCGCCTCTCCTTGAAGGGTTTGGTTAGTGTTGTCTTGCATCTGCAGCCTTTGGCCCCCATGAACTAACTCAGGGGAAGACCTGATCTCACAGCCCTGAAACTCTTCTCCTGTCACCCACTCTCTGTCGGACACAGCCCTCTCTGCGCCAAAGAGAGATAGTTATGTCTTTCCATCCGAATCCCTGCAGAGAAAATCCCAAATCcttgccccaaatgcaaggggagCCATGAGCTTGTGTGCTTCCCTGAGGATTCAGaacacattcctctgcatcctATCCAAGATGGGAGTCTCCACCCTCTGTGCCACCTCAGGAACTCTCACCCCTAGAGACAGCTGCCCATAGTGGATTCTGGCCTGAGGCCAGGAGAGAAACTTCTTCAGGGAGCCCACAGCTCCCAGCAGCTGCTCCAAAGCAGATTTTTGGTGGATGTGGATGCTGATGTGAGCGGACTGGGGATGTGTGGAGGCCACTTTGACTCCATTCACAGTCACTGTGCTCTGGACCATCTTTCCTGCTGGGGAAAGCAACAGAGACAGATGAAGTGCACAGTTAGGGAAGGTAAAGTGGAGTAAGGAGTGGCCAGGGGCTCAGGGTGAAGAGGATCTTCCGAGCAGTGCAGATACCTTGTCACAGTGGCCCTGATTGAAGATCCAAACCACTTGTAGAGCCTTTCACCAGGCACAGCCCTGGGCCCCCTCCCCAAAGGATTAATGGGATGCTATCGTTTGAATGTTCGGTGCTCCTAGGTGGTGCTCCCCACAGGCTCACACAGCTTGCTTGACTGCAGGTGCTTTTGGTGGGGGTGGATTGTGGAGACTTAGGAAGTGGGGACTGGCTGGAAGATGTAAGTCAATACGGTATGCCTTTGAAGAGCATCTACCCCCCATAGtcattcctccctcctctctctcccctcttccctctgtctttctttccttaccACCTTGAGGCAAGCAGCCTCTAGGACACAGTCCCTCTTCCTTTGTGTTTGCCTTGCCTGCGGCCCAGAGCAATGGCCTTATCTCAGCTCAAAACATCAAAAACAGCAATCCATGCCAACAAACCTATAAATCAACCCTCCTTCAAGTTGCTTTATTCACAGTAACATAAGGCTGCCTAACATAGCTTGGCTTGGTCTCACTCAGTGGGACGAAAAGGAACctgagtttacacacacacacagagacacacaaaacaCCAGTCTATCCAAAGCTTCCATTTGTATGACTGCATAGTacccctatgtgtgtgtgtgtgtcataataTTGAAAGAGTATCCTATTGACAGGCACGCAGGTTATTTCCAACCCCTTTGTATGACAACCAGGGTGGAAAGAATAATGCATTTTAGTGGCTGTTGtcagtgacacccccccccccgcccccagcagaTGTGGTAGCAATGACCACATAGGCGTTTCATCCAAGAATGGAGCGGCTTTCCCCCAACCTCCATGGAGTGTGCCAGCTACTTCTGCTTTCTTACCTAAGAGATATCACATTCTATTGTAGGTTTTCATTTAATGCAAACACTTGCTCCATTTTCAATGCTTATCTTGAAGTCTGACAAATGTCTATCTTCATCCAAACACAGCTACAATCAAGGCATAGGAATGTGTGTATTGTAAAAAGTTCCCTccatgtgtggtggcacacacctttaaacacaacaccctggaggcagaggcaggtagatttctgtgagttggaggatagcctggactacatagcaagttctgggtcagccaggtatacacaatgagatcctgtctgaaaaataaaaataacgatTCCCCAGGACTCTCCCCACATAAAGCCTCTTCCCTGGCTCTCCAGCTTGGTTCTCTCACCGTTTCAGTGGCTGGCTGGCTATTTGTTTTGAAAGGCATTTTTTAGTTTATGCTTTTGTGAGTTCCTCCTCCTCACATGTCCTGATTTTTTTCATAGAAGTTCTTTTATATCTGAAAATTACGACCGGCAATATGCACCCCTAGTCACACACCCACATGAACAGGCATGTTTAAATTACAAACAtgcagtaattttaaaaaagatgttgaTCTTTGGACTGTATATCATAATTTGGTAGATACAGAGGCAAGGACCTATGGTGCTGGTCCAGGTATTAATTTCTGAAAAACAGTTTCTACTGTGGTCTGTGGTATATATTACTTTTCTCCCACTGAATAAAACCACTGTTCCGAGTTTCCATAGGGCCTCAGGCAGGCCCATGAGGTCTTCATATTCTGCCTGATTACTTCCTCAGCGTGGCCTCCATTCTAATCAGCACAGAGCTTAACACAGCTtcccactgtctcctgttatggGCTTATAACAACCATTTAGCCCCTCTGATGGCTTGCCTCTGTCCAAAAGAAGTTCTGCCCAGTGGCTCTCCTGGGCAGTCTGGTTAAGCATCAGTTCTGACTGGATATTGACGGCCACTCCAGTCACTTCCCTTTGCATCCCTTCATGTTCTCCCCCACGCCACGGAGCACCTTCCACTCACCCGTGCACCTCAGAGCCGAAAGCACAGGAGTCTGACAACTTTTCAGGAGGGACGAAGAGAAACACAAATGAAGGCCTCAGGTTCACACCTTCCCTTGAGGTTCCAGGAATAAAGTCTCAGTTGTCTGGGTGCTGGCCCCCTCTAGACCCCCAGTGCTATCCCTGCCCTGGCCACCCAGAatccctctgcttcctctgcaGAGCAGGAACTAAAGCCCTAGGCACCAAGAAGCCTCTCACCACTTCTGGCACCGCTCCAGATAGTGGCTCTCTGATATCCCTCCTCCCAGtgttcagaaacaaagaaaaagaacacccCGTGTCCCCACAGCTGTCCCACCTCTGCGTGGTCTCAAAGGCCCTGCTCTTAGAACGCAGGCGTGAGGCACTGATAACTATGGAAGGTAAAGCCAGACTCTGACCTCCCCAGCCTCAGCCCTGTTTCCAGAGTCACATCCTCTGTCCAacacatccctccctccccagagTCCTACAGGAAAGCAgagatagaaggaaggagaagcatCCTGAGCCAAGATGGAGCTTGAGGAGTAGACTTGGAGACTCTTCCAGAGAAGAAGGAACCCTATGCTTCAAAAGGGGGCTACCAAGGGGCCGTGAAGGGTCCTGTCTCACCTGCTGTCCTCTGCGATGGGTGGGGCTGGAACTGAGAGGTCTGGGAGGAGCTGGCTTAAAGCTGACCCCAGAGAGAGGAGAGCAAGAAgggggtggagggatggggccTGACATGGAGTCTCTCAGTTTGCCAGCAAGTAGCTGACAGGAAAGGGCCCCACTTGAGGGGGGTCCATCAGGAGTAGATGATCAGGCCTGCTGGAGCAGGGATACAGGTGACACAGATACACTCATACACCCAAGGTGGCACAGGCCAGCACCTGCTCAGAAAGCTCTATCCCTGACTGGGAGAGAGAGCACTGTGCAATCAAAGGATTCCACAGGAACAATCAGTGCCAACCCCAGCTCTTACCTCGCCCACCTTCTCCAGCTCTCCAGTGCCCAGTGAGGAGCTGCCTGCTGGAAAACCCCTAAAGGGGCCCTCAGTCCCAGCTGCCTGCCAGGAAGTGTTGAGGTCtgcccattccccctccccttctggcTCCCACCCAGGTTCTTCCTCCTGCCAGGGCTGAAGTTCTCAACTACTGCCAGCGCCTCTGTGTGAGCTCTGGCCTTCCCTGCTGCACACTTCCCCGGTCCCAGAGGAATCAGGTAAGACAGCCCACCATCACTTTAGCATAGCTCGTTTCCCAgtccatccagatccatccagtCTGACGCCCTGCGAGCTTGCTAGGGGAGTGGACACACTGGGGTGTGCCTCCAGGGACAGGTATGGCCTCCATCTCTACCACTCAATTCTGTGGGGACAGGGTCAGTCAGTGCTTGTCGTTCATCCAAGGAGATGGTGGCGTCTGGGTGAGGTGGTCCCTGGGACCCTGGTAGGGAAGAGATAATTGCAACAGAAGCTTATGGGGCAGTTAGAGGGGGACACTGTTTAAGGGGCTTGGCCTCTGACCTGGATTCAGAAAATGCTGGGGAGAAGAGATCCAATCAGAGGTTGGGTGAAGAGATAGGTTGTGTGCGTTCTGCTTGATCCAAACATCAGGCTCCTGAAGACCATGGCAGTGGGGCACAAAGCAAATGTGGGGTGAAGCGGGTACTCCAGCATCAGGCTTCCCTGACAGACAACCCTCCAAAAGAGCTGAAGATACAGCTCCACAGCCAGGGGCAGCCATTCTGTGTCTCTGTTAGCCCCCAACTCCAAGCCGCCTCTGAAACATCTGCCAAATatttcttcctgcttttccttttctccctcacaGACGATGTCCACAGACATGGAGACTGCAGTCGTCGGCAAGGTGGACCCTGaggctccacaacccacccacatTGATGTGCACATCCACCAGGAGTCTGCTCTGGCCAAACTTCTGCTGGCCGGATGCTCATTGCTAAGGATTCCAGCATCCGCTTCCACCCAGAGCCAGGGCAGCAGCAGAGTGCTGGTGGCCTCCTGGGTGAGAGTAGCTACGTGCTTGATGGGCCCAGGGAGGGACCCTCATTTGGGCCATattttcctctggcctcctctATACATCTGTCCTCCTAAGACATTGAGTTGATTTTGTCTGTGTGTACAGACAGTTGCAGCTAACAGGTAGCCCTGCTGCTGGAGAGCTGTGTTTCAAGTCCTCTCTCTTCCAGGTGGTGCAGACTGTGCTGGGGGCTCTGAGTGTGGTTCTGGGTGGAACCCTCTACATAGGCCATTATTTAGCCATGTATTCCGAAGGCGCCCCCTTCTGGACTGGGATCGTGGTGAGTGTGGCATCATGAAGGTCCAGGGCTGTCTGAGAGCACAGGGATGGCGGTCCCTTTGCTTCCCTTCCACCACCACCATTGATGTGGCACCCCAGAGTATGTAGCCAAACAAGACCTGAATTAAGTAAGCCAGTCTGGTGCTTGTGTACATGACAAATGATGAAATGGTCGCCTGTGCAGCTGCAGGTCAGCTTTGTCTCTTGTCCCATGCTTCTCCCAGCAGGCTGACAGAAGCTCCTTGCCATCAGTAGTCATCAACAGTTAAGGCTCTCAGGGCTTATCTACCTCTAATGCCTGCCTCAAGACAGGGAAAGCGGAGTGCATCAGGCAGGAAGCATTGTCTTCTGGCTCTCTTACTTCCTTATGCTCATCCTATGGGGATCCAGGGATGAATTTTGTCAGAAGAGTGCTATTGTATTTAACGACAGCTGGTTAGGTTGAGCTGGTTATGTCATAGGTACAAAGGACTTTCTGATAGACCCACACTTTCAGAACAGCAAAACATATGTATTGAGAGGAGAGATTAAAGTAACCATGCTAATCCATCCAATGGCAGGATTATATGGACTGGTTATAGAATAATCAAATAGGATCAGGACCCATCTGCCCACCGAACTGCGTCAGACTCCCCGTTCTTCTATCCTAGTTAGATGGACCCAACGGCTGCTAAGACAAGTGTCTGGACCCAAGGCTGCCTAAAGTCACATTCTGCATCCCCAGCTTTTCCAACAGTATGGGACTCTGACCTACAAGATCTCTGGTCCCTGGAACGTTCTTGAAGAATTTAGTGTGACTTTAAAAGAAGGTGGTTGGGATGGATAGGAAGGTTCCCACCTGACTCAACCGTGTACACTTAGGTGTCAATAAAACAGTGCCCTACAGCCTCACAACTGTGCTCCAAGCTCATTGTCCCACACAGTTACTCCACCATAGACAacagaacatagcagaacatCTGAGATGCAGAGGAAATGC
This window harbors:
- the Tmem176b gene encoding transmembrane protein 176B isoform X1, encoding MVQSTVTVNGVKVASTHPQSAHISIHIHQKSALEQLLGAVGSLKKFLSWPQARIHYGQLSLGVTQILLGLVSCALGVCLYFGPWTELCAFGCAFWSGSVAILAGVGTIVHEKRQGKLSGQVSCLLLLACIATAAAATVLGVNSLIRQTSVPYYVEIFSTCNPLQSSMDPGYGTVRYSDDSDWKTERCREYLNMMMNLFLAFCIMLTVVCILEIVVSVASLGLSLRSMYGRSSQALNEEESERKLLDGHPAPASPAKEKIPAIL